The Curtobacterium sp. MCSS17_015 genomic sequence CATGCAGGTCGTGGTCCTCGTGGCGCAGAACGCCGTTCCGCCGGAGCAGGTCGGCACCGCGACGTCGACGAACAACTACTTCCGTGAGGTCGGTGCCTCCCTGGGCGTCGCGGTCTTCGGTGCGCTGTTCGCCTCGCGCCTGACCGACTCCCTGACCGACGTGTTCCGTGGTGCGGGCGGCAGTGCGACGGACGCGGCGAGTGCGAGCGCGAGCATCGACCCGACGCAGCTGGCGACACTCCCCCCGGCCGTGCAGGACGGGATCGTCAACGCGTACGCCGACTCGCTGTCGCCCGTGTTCTGGTACCTGCTGCCGTTCATCGCCGTCGCGCTCGTGCTCGCGTTCTTCATCCCGCAGATGCAGCTCGCCGACGTCGCCGGCATGGTGGCGCGTGGTGAGGCCGTCGGCGGAGCGGAGGCCGACGAACTCGAGCGGGCCCGCCGCGAGGGCAGCGCCCGGTCCGGGTCGGAGCCCGACGCCCGACCGGTCGGTGCCGCCACCGGCTCGGTGCCGACCACACGACAGGACGAGTAGGCGCACCCCGTGGGCACCGTCGCCGTCGTCGGCTCGCTGAACGCGGACCTGGTCGTCCGGACCGAGCGCTTCCCCCGGCCCGGAGAGACCCTGCACGGGTCCGACCTGGTGACCCTGCCCGGTGGCAAGTCCGCCAACCAGGCGGTCGCCGCCGCGCGACTCGGCGGCACCGTGCGGATGATCGGCGCGGTCGGCGACGATGCTGCCGGCGCCCTGCTCCGGGACTCGGTCGCGGCCTCCGGCGCCGACACCACGCACGTCGTCGTCCGACCGGGCGTCGCCACGGGGACCGCCGTCATCACGGTCGACACGCACGGCGAGAACACCATCGTGGTGTCCGGCGGCGCCAACGCCACGCTGGCCCCCGCAGACCTGCCGACGGACGTCGTCGCCGGCGCCACGGTGGTCGTGCTCTGCCTCGAGGTCCCGACCGACGTGCTGCTCGCCGCTGCCCGGGTGGCGCACGAAGCCGGCGTCCTGGTCCTCCTGAACGCGTCACCGTCCGCCGGCGTCCCGCGGGAGCTCCTCGCCCTGACCGACGTGCTGCTCGTCAACGAGCACGAGGCGGCCGACCTCGGCGACCACGGGGTCGCCCGTGCGATCGTCACCCGGGGTGCCGACGGTGCGGTCGTGCACGACGGCGACGCTGCACCGGTCGCGGTGCCGGCCGTCACCGTCGACCCGGTCGACACCACCGGCTGCGGGGACGCGTTCACCGGGGCCGTCGCCGTCC encodes the following:
- a CDS encoding ribokinase, with the protein product MGTVAVVGSLNADLVVRTERFPRPGETLHGSDLVTLPGGKSANQAVAAARLGGTVRMIGAVGDDAAGALLRDSVAASGADTTHVVVRPGVATGTAVITVDTHGENTIVVSGGANATLAPADLPTDVVAGATVVVLCLEVPTDVLLAAARVAHEAGVLVLLNASPSAGVPRELLALTDVLLVNEHEAADLGDHGVARAIVTRGADGAVVHDGDAAPVAVPAVTVDPVDTTGCGDAFTGAVAVRLAEGDDLVTAARSAVGVGAYAATGAGAQASYPTTNQLEAFLRA